The Sulfurospirillum halorespirans DSM 13726 genome has a window encoding:
- a CDS encoding adenosine deaminase gives MKELIQKLPKAELHLHIEGTLEPELMFTLAQKNNIVIPYKTIEEVKHAYNFTSLQSFLDIYYAGANVLITESDFFDLTWAYLLTCKAQNVLHVEIFFDPQTHTQRGISFKTVVDGITQALQKGEIELGISSFLIMCFLRHLSEEEAFKTLQESLLFKDKILGVGLDSSEVGHPPSKFERVFAACENVGYKIVAHAGEEGDSSYIWEAINLLHVKRIDHGIRCDEDATLVEFLIEKQIPLTVCPLSNVKLRAVSSMREHNIINLLRKGVLVTINSDDPAYFGGYINENYEAVANSLHVSQEELKTLAQNSFKASFLSEVQKQHFSQMIALL, from the coding sequence ATGAAAGAACTCATTCAAAAACTTCCTAAAGCTGAACTGCACCTCCATATTGAAGGCACGCTGGAGCCTGAATTGATGTTTACCCTTGCACAAAAAAACAACATCGTAATTCCTTATAAAACGATCGAAGAAGTCAAACACGCCTATAACTTTACCTCGTTACAATCGTTCTTAGACATCTATTATGCGGGTGCCAACGTGTTAATCACTGAGTCTGATTTTTTTGATTTGACGTGGGCGTATTTGCTTACATGTAAAGCGCAAAATGTCTTACATGTAGAGATTTTTTTCGATCCGCAAACGCATACGCAAAGAGGCATTTCGTTTAAAACTGTAGTGGATGGTATCACACAAGCACTTCAAAAAGGTGAAATTGAGCTCGGCATTAGCTCGTTTCTCATTATGTGCTTTTTACGCCATCTCAGTGAAGAGGAAGCCTTTAAGACGCTTCAAGAGTCCTTGCTGTTCAAAGATAAAATTTTAGGCGTCGGACTAGACTCTAGCGAAGTGGGTCATCCGCCTTCCAAGTTTGAGCGCGTCTTTGCAGCGTGTGAAAACGTGGGCTATAAGATCGTTGCTCATGCAGGCGAAGAAGGCGATAGCTCGTATATTTGGGAGGCGATTAATCTTTTACATGTAAAGCGAATTGACCATGGGATTCGCTGTGATGAAGATGCAACATTGGTCGAGTTTCTCATCGAAAAACAGATACCGCTCACCGTCTGCCCACTCTCCAATGTCAAACTAAGAGCTGTTTCAAGCATGCGTGAACACAACATTATAAATTTACTGCGCAAAGGGGTTTTGGTGACCATCAATTCGGATGATCCAGCCTACTTTGGTGGGTATATCAATGAGAATTATGAAGCGGTTGCGAACAGTTTACATGTAAGCCAAGAAGAGCTCAAAACCTTAGCTCAAAACAGTTTCAAAGCCTCTTTTTTGAGCGAAGTACAAAAGCAGCATTTTTCGCAGATGA
- a CDS encoding SDR family NAD(P)-dependent oxidoreductase: protein MKIALITGGSRGLGKSMALHLAQKGHDVIITYQHSKIEAQKVVDEIVQGGQKAALLQLDIAQTKTFPLFLEALKALLSSQWQTDRFDILINNAGIGINTPFMETTEEQFDTLMNIHLKGTFFFIQTMLPILNDGGRILNISSGLARFTMPGFAAYAMMKGGIEVLTRYLAFELGKRNITVNVIAPGAIATDFGGGVVRDNANANAYIASQIALGRVGLADDIGAAVSMLVSDDAHWINGERIEVSGGMRL, encoded by the coding sequence ATGAAAATAGCATTAATTACCGGTGGAAGTAGAGGTTTAGGCAAAAGTATGGCATTGCATTTGGCGCAAAAAGGGCATGATGTTATCATTACCTATCAGCATTCAAAAATTGAAGCACAAAAGGTGGTGGATGAGATAGTACAAGGCGGTCAAAAAGCAGCTTTACTGCAATTGGATATTGCTCAAACAAAAACGTTTCCTCTGTTTTTAGAAGCGCTCAAAGCGTTGCTTTCTTCACAGTGGCAAACCGATCGTTTTGACATTCTCATCAACAATGCAGGTATCGGGATCAACACGCCTTTTATGGAGACAACCGAAGAGCAGTTTGATACCTTGATGAACATTCATCTCAAAGGAACGTTCTTTTTTATTCAAACAATGCTACCCATACTGAATGATGGCGGTAGAATTCTCAATATCTCATCAGGTTTAGCTCGTTTTACTATGCCAGGATTTGCAGCGTATGCGATGATGAAAGGTGGCATTGAAGTTTTGACGCGTTACTTAGCGTTTGAATTGGGAAAACGTAACATCACCGTGAATGTTATAGCCCCCGGTGCGATTGCGACAGATTTTGGTGGCGGTGTGGTAAGAGACAATGCAAACGCAAATGCTTATATCGCGTCGCAAATTGCACTTGGTCGTGTAGGACTTGCCGATGACATTGGTGCGGCGGTTTCCATGCTCGTATCGGATGATGCGCATTGGATCAATGGCGAACGCATCGAAGTTTCGGGTGGAATGCGTTTGTAG
- a CDS encoding AraC family transcriptional regulator, with translation MQVKLRELADLLQKETLHEGLNETRIVNVKFFKASSVTEALHTVYEPSLFIIAQGAKIVILGATTYRYDASSYLVSSMNLPISGQIIEASLEKPFLSMQLCFTPESIFDLVSQLPSHKEEVAQSPLAMSVHHVTEELIDAALRLVKLLHKHEEIPILAPLIIKEILYRLLQGEYGARLRQFALHGSNANRIAQSIELITSDISEPLHVEVLSQKVGMSVSAFHKHFKHVTAMSPIQYQKQLRLQKARELLFTKTHEVGEVAFNVGYESPSQFSREYARFFGLSPQKDLMKFKMESSCKT, from the coding sequence GTGCAAGTAAAACTAAGAGAACTCGCTGATTTACTTCAAAAAGAGACTTTACACGAAGGGCTTAATGAGACACGCATCGTTAATGTCAAGTTTTTTAAAGCCTCAAGTGTTACCGAAGCGTTGCATACGGTGTATGAGCCTTCACTCTTTATCATTGCTCAAGGGGCTAAAATCGTAATCTTGGGCGCTACTACTTATCGTTATGATGCTTCTTCGTATTTAGTCTCTTCGATGAATTTACCCATATCGGGGCAAATCATCGAGGCGTCTTTGGAAAAGCCTTTTTTGTCGATGCAACTGTGTTTTACGCCTGAGTCTATTTTTGACCTTGTATCTCAGTTGCCTTCTCACAAAGAAGAGGTAGCACAAAGCCCTTTGGCAATGAGTGTTCATCACGTTACCGAAGAGCTGATTGATGCGGCATTAAGACTTGTAAAACTCCTTCACAAACATGAAGAGATTCCCATCTTAGCACCGCTGATTATCAAAGAGATTCTCTATCGATTGTTGCAAGGCGAGTATGGTGCTCGTTTGAGACAATTTGCGTTGCATGGCTCTAATGCAAACCGCATTGCTCAGTCGATTGAGCTGATAACCTCGGATATTTCAGAGCCTTTACATGTAGAGGTATTGTCGCAAAAAGTAGGCATGAGTGTTTCGGCTTTTCACAAACATTTTAAACATGTAACCGCGATGAGTCCCATTCAGTACCAAAAACAGTTACGCTTGCAAAAAGCTCGCGAGCTGTTATTTACCAAGACACATGAAGTCGGTGAAGTGGCGTTTAATGTAGGCTATGAAAGTCCTTCGCAATTTAGCAGAGAGTATGCGCGATTTTTTGGTCTTTCGCCTCAAAAAGACCTTATGAAATTTAAAATGGAAAGTTCTTGCAAAACTTAA
- the ribB gene encoding 3,4-dihydroxy-2-butanone-4-phosphate synthase, with amino-acid sequence MNQICREFSLHHNVKQAIASLQNHNGVIVMDNFNRENEADIIFGAESLTTEQTALLIRECSGIVCLCLPHEKVDALDLPMMVTHNQSKFQTGFTISIEAKEGVTTGVSAKDRLATIQAAIHPDGKTKIVSPGHVFPLRAKEGGVLERDGHTEASVDLMRLSNLSPYAVLCELTNPDGTMMVGDAIDEFAAKHGLPMVSIDEIIAYRKAHTL; translated from the coding sequence ATGAATCAAATCTGTCGGGAATTTTCCCTTCACCACAATGTTAAGCAAGCCATCGCTTCGCTTCAAAACCACAACGGCGTGATCGTTATGGACAACTTCAACCGCGAAAACGAAGCGGACATCATCTTTGGTGCAGAATCTCTTACTACGGAGCAAACGGCACTGCTAATTCGCGAATGCAGTGGCATTGTCTGCCTCTGTTTACCTCATGAAAAAGTTGATGCACTCGATCTTCCGATGATGGTCACGCATAATCAGTCCAAATTTCAAACCGGTTTTACCATCTCCATCGAAGCCAAAGAGGGTGTCACCACGGGTGTGAGTGCAAAAGATCGCCTGGCTACGATTCAAGCGGCGATTCATCCTGATGGAAAAACGAAGATCGTTTCGCCTGGGCATGTTTTTCCGCTTCGCGCGAAAGAGGGTGGCGTGTTAGAGCGTGATGGACACACGGAGGCTTCGGTGGATCTAATGCGTCTTTCTAATCTTTCACCCTATGCTGTTTTGTGTGAACTCACCAATCCGGATGGCACGATGATGGTGGGTGATGCGATTGATGAGTTTGCTGCAAAGCATGGATTGCCCATGGTGAGCATTGATGAGATTATTGCGTACCGAAAAGCGCATACACTCTAA
- a CDS encoding LysR family transcriptional regulator, translated as MTFQELRLFYYLCEDSHISNLAQKLGITQSAISLAIKSLEANIGEPLFDRIGKKLVLSETGKLFREKTQPHFLALNDAEDFFKNTKISGILTIASSKTIGDFITPQMVFDFLAEHEHVKIHKDIQNSAQIIQMVKNATIDIGFIESSCDELELHKEVIGDDQLIVVSSDPCLAEGTFFIDELFHKKWILREKGSGTREVFLEALGEIVKDLTIFMEFSEFEEAKTILLNNPQTITCLSKVAVATELKRGELFEVKLVNLKIDRSFYLIYHKSKYQSRLFTEFRNFVHSKMSSDIDT; from the coding sequence ATGACCTTTCAAGAACTCAGACTCTTTTATTATCTCTGTGAAGATTCGCACATCTCCAATTTGGCACAAAAGCTTGGCATCACGCAATCAGCGATCTCGTTAGCGATCAAATCGCTTGAAGCAAACATCGGTGAGCCTCTTTTTGATCGCATCGGCAAAAAACTGGTGCTTAGTGAGACGGGGAAATTGTTTCGAGAGAAAACCCAACCCCATTTTTTAGCGCTCAATGATGCGGAAGATTTTTTTAAAAATACCAAAATATCGGGTATTTTAACGATCGCTTCGAGTAAAACGATTGGAGATTTTATTACTCCACAGATGGTGTTTGATTTTTTAGCAGAGCATGAGCATGTGAAGATTCACAAAGATATTCAAAACTCGGCGCAGATCATCCAAATGGTTAAAAATGCTACTATCGACATCGGTTTTATCGAGTCTTCGTGTGATGAACTAGAGCTGCACAAAGAAGTGATAGGCGATGACCAACTGATCGTTGTGAGTAGTGATCCTTGCCTTGCGGAGGGGACTTTTTTTATTGATGAGCTGTTTCATAAAAAATGGATTTTACGGGAAAAAGGTTCAGGCACGAGAGAAGTTTTTTTAGAAGCTTTGGGAGAAATCGTCAAAGATTTAACGATTTTTATGGAGTTTTCCGAGTTTGAAGAGGCAAAAACGATTCTGCTGAACAATCCTCAAACCATCACCTGTCTCTCCAAAGTTGCCGTTGCCACTGAGCTTAAACGTGGCGAACTTTTTGAGGTGAAACTTGTCAATTTAAAAATTGATCGGTCGTTTTACCTCATTTACCACAAGAGCAAATACCAAAGCAGACTTTTTACGGAGTTTAGAAATTTTGTGCATTCAAAGATGAGCTCCGACATAGATACATAA